From a region of the Canis lupus dingo isolate Sandy chromosome 5, ASM325472v2, whole genome shotgun sequence genome:
- the TTLL10 gene encoding inactive polyglycylase TTLL10 isoform X4 has protein sequence MKEGQERGVLTEMSPLWGRPTPPELLHEDHEPSGQAERSAPSGGGGSSGRAPLPRTRFTGVFLSSHQGAASCRSFYLTSRHHRGQAWQSQTDGPCRESLAWDKQDVQMALPPQGTRHHSHHRDRSPPQAEAHVQDARRHSSPGLGPQMAQRPHRRVGVVSSQRCPCPGVSMPAAHSHSRFIHRQGPPTRTHVSGKRGKRSRMAGVRQSHPRGPGWAHERPMRSIQEEQLLHSLSQLGQDADLLDDTDVARPRTTLLERHLLEGEKQPHSTGQGPYFYIGGTNGASIISSYCKSKGWQRIQDSRREDYKLKWCEVKCRDNYYSFREGEQLLYQIPNNKLLTTKIGLLSALREYSRVVNKIHKTSLCAQAKVLKMEEFFPETYRLDIRDDREAFFTLFDENQIWICKPTASNQGKGIFLLRNQEEVAALQVKAQSIEDDPIYRKMPFRAPQARVVQRYIQNPLLLDGKKFDVRSYLLIACAMPYMVFFGHGYARLTLSLYDPHSSDLSGHLTNQFMQKKSPLYVLLKEDTVWSMDRLNRHINDKFRKTKGLPRDWVFTTFTKRMQQIMAHCFQAVKAKLHCKLGYFDLIGCDFLIDENFKVWLLEMNSNPALHTNCEVLKEVIPGVIVETLDLALETFQKSLRNQKMLPLLSQRRFVLLHNERSGSPPCHSGAVHLAMQSSQSGLRPL, from the exons ATGAAGGAGGGTCAGGAGAGGGGAGTCCTGACTGAGATGAGCCCCCTCTGGGGGCGACCCACACCCCCAGAGCTGCTGCATGAGGATCACGAGCCCTCGGGCCAGGCCGAGAGGAGTGCACCTTCTGGGGGTGGTGGCTCCTCAGGACGAGCCCCCTTGCCCAGAACTAG GTTCACCGGGGTCTTCCTTTCATCACACCAGGGTGCTGCTTCCTGCCGGTCTTTTTACCTCACCAG CCGGCACCACCGAGGCCAAGCATGGCAAAGCCAGACAGACGGTCCCTGCAGAGAAAGCCTCGCCTGGGATAAACAGGATGTACAGATGGCCCTGCCTCCACAGGGCACCAGGCACCACAGTCACCACAGAGACAGGAGCCCGCCGCAAGCTGAAGCCCACGTCCAGGACGCCAGGAGGCACTCCTCCCCAGGGCTAGGACCACAGATGGCCCAGAGGCCCCACAGACGGGTTGGGGTGGTGTCCTCCCAGAGGTGCCCTTGCCCCGGGGTTTCCATGCCTGCAGCCCACAGCCATAGCCGCTTCATCCACCGTCAGGGGCCACCCACTCGGACCCATGTTAGTGGGAAGAGAGGCAAGCGGTCCAGGATGGCGGGGGTCCGGCAGAGCCACCCCCGAGGGCCAG GCTGGGCCCATGAGAGACCAATGAGGAGCATCCAAGAGGAGCAGCTCCTACACTCGCTGAGCCAGCTGGGACAAGATGCAG ACCTCCTGGATGACACTGATGTTGCCAGGCCTCGGACCACTCTCCTGGAGAGACACCTGttggagggggagaagcagccacACAGCACTGGGCAGGGGCCCTACTTCTACATTGGAGGGACCAATGGGGCCTCCAT AATCAGCTCCTACTGCAAGAGCAAGGGCTGGCAGCGCATCCAGGACAGCCGGCGAGAGGACTATAAGCTGAAGTGGTGTGAGGTCAAGTGCAGAGACAACTACTACAGCTTCCGGGAAG GTGAGCAGCTGCTGTACCAGATTCCGAACAACAAGCTCCTCACCACCAAGATCGGGCTGCTCAGTGCCCTGAGGGAATACTCAAGGGTTGTGAACAAGATCCACAAGACATCACTATGTGCCCAGGCCAA GGTCctgaaaatggaagaatttttCCCAGAGACCTACCGTCTGGACATCAGGGATGACAGAGAGGCTTTTTTCACCCTCTTTGATG AAAATCAGATATGGATCTGCAAGCCCACTGCCTCCAACCAGGGCAAAGGCATCTTTCTGCTCCGGAACCAGGAGGAGGTCGCTGCTCTGCAAGTCAAGGCCCAGAGCATCGAGGACGACCCCATCTACCGCAAGATGCCATTCAGGGCGCCTCAGGCGCGGGTCGTGCAAAG GTACATCCAGAATCCACTGCTACTGGATGGGAAGAAGTTTGATGTGCGCTCCTACCTGCTCATTGCCTGCGCCATGCCCTACATGGTCTTCTTTGGCCATGGCTACGCCCGCCTCACCCTCAGCCTTTATGACCCCCACTCCAGCGATCTCAGTGGCCACCTGACTAACCAG TTTATGCAGAAGAAGAGCCCCCTGTACGTGCTGCTCAAAGAGGACACAGTGTGGAGCATGGACCGCCTCAACCGCCACATCAATGACAAGTTTAGGAAGACCAAGGGGCTCCCCAGAGACTGGGTCTTCACCACCTTCACG AAGCGGATGCAGCAGATCATGGCCCACTGCTTCCAGGCTGTCAAGGCCAAGCTCCACTGCAAGCTGGGTTACTTCGACCTCATTGGCTGTGACTTCTTGATTGATGAGAACTTCAAG GTGTGGCTGCTGGAGATGAACTCCAACCCCGCTCTGCACACCAACTGTGAAGTCCTGAAGGAGGTGATTCCaggcgtgatcgtggagaccctGG acctGGCATTGGAGACCTTCCAGAAGAGCCTGCGCAACCAGAAGATGCTGCCTCTGCTCTCACAGCGCCGCTTCGTGCTCCTGCACAACG AGCGTTCCGGCTCTCCTCCCTGCCACAGTGGAGCCGTTCACCTGGCCATGCAGAGCTCACAGAGTGGCCTGAGGCCTCTGTGA
- the TTLL10 gene encoding inactive polyglycylase TTLL10 isoform X6 has protein sequence MRSIQEEQLLHSLSQLGQDADLLDDTDVARPRTTLLERHLLEGEKQPHSTGQGPYFYIGGTNGASIISSYCKSKGWQRIQDSRREDYKLKWCEVKCRDNYYSFREGEQLLYQIPNNKLLTTKIGLLSALREYSRVVNKIHKTSLCAQAKVLKMEEFFPETYRLDIRDDREAFFTLFDENQIWICKPTASNQGKGIFLLRNQEEVAALQVKAQSIEDDPIYRKMPFRAPQARVVQRYIQNPLLLDGKKFDVRSYLLIACAMPYMVFFGHGYARLTLSLYDPHSSDLSGHLTNQFMQKKSPLYVLLKEDTVWSMDRLNRHINDKFRKTKGLPRDWVFTTFTKRMQQIMAHCFQAVKAKLHCKLGYFDLIGCDFLIDENFKVWLLEMNSNPALHTNCEVLKEVIPGVIVETLDLALETFQKSLRNQKMLPLLSQRRFVLLHNERSGSPPCHSGAVHLAMQSSQSGLRPL, from the exons ATGAGGAGCATCCAAGAGGAGCAGCTCCTACACTCGCTGAGCCAGCTGGGACAAGATGCAG ACCTCCTGGATGACACTGATGTTGCCAGGCCTCGGACCACTCTCCTGGAGAGACACCTGttggagggggagaagcagccacACAGCACTGGGCAGGGGCCCTACTTCTACATTGGAGGGACCAATGGGGCCTCCAT AATCAGCTCCTACTGCAAGAGCAAGGGCTGGCAGCGCATCCAGGACAGCCGGCGAGAGGACTATAAGCTGAAGTGGTGTGAGGTCAAGTGCAGAGACAACTACTACAGCTTCCGGGAAG GTGAGCAGCTGCTGTACCAGATTCCGAACAACAAGCTCCTCACCACCAAGATCGGGCTGCTCAGTGCCCTGAGGGAATACTCAAGGGTTGTGAACAAGATCCACAAGACATCACTATGTGCCCAGGCCAA GGTCctgaaaatggaagaatttttCCCAGAGACCTACCGTCTGGACATCAGGGATGACAGAGAGGCTTTTTTCACCCTCTTTGATG AAAATCAGATATGGATCTGCAAGCCCACTGCCTCCAACCAGGGCAAAGGCATCTTTCTGCTCCGGAACCAGGAGGAGGTCGCTGCTCTGCAAGTCAAGGCCCAGAGCATCGAGGACGACCCCATCTACCGCAAGATGCCATTCAGGGCGCCTCAGGCGCGGGTCGTGCAAAG GTACATCCAGAATCCACTGCTACTGGATGGGAAGAAGTTTGATGTGCGCTCCTACCTGCTCATTGCCTGCGCCATGCCCTACATGGTCTTCTTTGGCCATGGCTACGCCCGCCTCACCCTCAGCCTTTATGACCCCCACTCCAGCGATCTCAGTGGCCACCTGACTAACCAG TTTATGCAGAAGAAGAGCCCCCTGTACGTGCTGCTCAAAGAGGACACAGTGTGGAGCATGGACCGCCTCAACCGCCACATCAATGACAAGTTTAGGAAGACCAAGGGGCTCCCCAGAGACTGGGTCTTCACCACCTTCACG AAGCGGATGCAGCAGATCATGGCCCACTGCTTCCAGGCTGTCAAGGCCAAGCTCCACTGCAAGCTGGGTTACTTCGACCTCATTGGCTGTGACTTCTTGATTGATGAGAACTTCAAG GTGTGGCTGCTGGAGATGAACTCCAACCCCGCTCTGCACACCAACTGTGAAGTCCTGAAGGAGGTGATTCCaggcgtgatcgtggagaccctGG acctGGCATTGGAGACCTTCCAGAAGAGCCTGCGCAACCAGAAGATGCTGCCTCTGCTCTCACAGCGCCGCTTCGTGCTCCTGCACAACG AGCGTTCCGGCTCTCCTCCCTGCCACAGTGGAGCCGTTCACCTGGCCATGCAGAGCTCACAGAGTGGCCTGAGGCCTCTGTGA
- the TTLL10 gene encoding inactive polyglycylase TTLL10 isoform X1, translated as MALPPQGTRHHSHHRDRSPPQAEAHVQDARRHSSPGLGPQMAQRPHRRVGVVSSQRCPCPGVSMPAAHSHSRFIHRQGPPTRTHVSGKRGKRSRMAGVRQSHPRGPGWAHERPMRSIQEEQLLHSLSQLGQDADLLDDTDVARPRTTLLERHLLEGEKQPHSTGQGPYFYIGGTNGASIISSYCKSKGWQRIQDSRREDYKLKWCEVKCRDNYYSFREGEQLLYQIPNNKLLTTKIGLLSALREYSRVVNKIHKTSLCAQAKVLKMEEFFPETYRLDIRDDREAFFTLFDENQIWICKPTASNQGKGIFLLRNQEEVAALQVKAQSIEDDPIYRKMPFRAPQARVVQRYIQNPLLLDGKKFDVRSYLLIACAMPYMVFFGHGYARLTLSLYDPHSSDLSGHLTNQFMQKKSPLYVLLKEDTVWSMDRLNRHINDKFRKTKGLPRDWVFTTFTKRMQQIMAHCFQAVKAKLHCKLGYFDLIGCDFLIDENFKVWLLEMNSNPALHTNCEVLKEVIPGVIVETLDLALETFQKSLRNQKMLPLLSQRRFVLLHNERSGSPPCHSGAVHLAMQSSQSGLRPL; from the exons ATGGCCCTGCCTCCACAGGGCACCAGGCACCACAGTCACCACAGAGACAGGAGCCCGCCGCAAGCTGAAGCCCACGTCCAGGACGCCAGGAGGCACTCCTCCCCAGGGCTAGGACCACAGATGGCCCAGAGGCCCCACAGACGGGTTGGGGTGGTGTCCTCCCAGAGGTGCCCTTGCCCCGGGGTTTCCATGCCTGCAGCCCACAGCCATAGCCGCTTCATCCACCGTCAGGGGCCACCCACTCGGACCCATGTTAGTGGGAAGAGAGGCAAGCGGTCCAGGATGGCGGGGGTCCGGCAGAGCCACCCCCGAGGGCCAG GCTGGGCCCATGAGAGACCAATGAGGAGCATCCAAGAGGAGCAGCTCCTACACTCGCTGAGCCAGCTGGGACAAGATGCAG ACCTCCTGGATGACACTGATGTTGCCAGGCCTCGGACCACTCTCCTGGAGAGACACCTGttggagggggagaagcagccacACAGCACTGGGCAGGGGCCCTACTTCTACATTGGAGGGACCAATGGGGCCTCCAT AATCAGCTCCTACTGCAAGAGCAAGGGCTGGCAGCGCATCCAGGACAGCCGGCGAGAGGACTATAAGCTGAAGTGGTGTGAGGTCAAGTGCAGAGACAACTACTACAGCTTCCGGGAAG GTGAGCAGCTGCTGTACCAGATTCCGAACAACAAGCTCCTCACCACCAAGATCGGGCTGCTCAGTGCCCTGAGGGAATACTCAAGGGTTGTGAACAAGATCCACAAGACATCACTATGTGCCCAGGCCAA GGTCctgaaaatggaagaatttttCCCAGAGACCTACCGTCTGGACATCAGGGATGACAGAGAGGCTTTTTTCACCCTCTTTGATG AAAATCAGATATGGATCTGCAAGCCCACTGCCTCCAACCAGGGCAAAGGCATCTTTCTGCTCCGGAACCAGGAGGAGGTCGCTGCTCTGCAAGTCAAGGCCCAGAGCATCGAGGACGACCCCATCTACCGCAAGATGCCATTCAGGGCGCCTCAGGCGCGGGTCGTGCAAAG GTACATCCAGAATCCACTGCTACTGGATGGGAAGAAGTTTGATGTGCGCTCCTACCTGCTCATTGCCTGCGCCATGCCCTACATGGTCTTCTTTGGCCATGGCTACGCCCGCCTCACCCTCAGCCTTTATGACCCCCACTCCAGCGATCTCAGTGGCCACCTGACTAACCAG TTTATGCAGAAGAAGAGCCCCCTGTACGTGCTGCTCAAAGAGGACACAGTGTGGAGCATGGACCGCCTCAACCGCCACATCAATGACAAGTTTAGGAAGACCAAGGGGCTCCCCAGAGACTGGGTCTTCACCACCTTCACG AAGCGGATGCAGCAGATCATGGCCCACTGCTTCCAGGCTGTCAAGGCCAAGCTCCACTGCAAGCTGGGTTACTTCGACCTCATTGGCTGTGACTTCTTGATTGATGAGAACTTCAAG GTGTGGCTGCTGGAGATGAACTCCAACCCCGCTCTGCACACCAACTGTGAAGTCCTGAAGGAGGTGATTCCaggcgtgatcgtggagaccctGG acctGGCATTGGAGACCTTCCAGAAGAGCCTGCGCAACCAGAAGATGCTGCCTCTGCTCTCACAGCGCCGCTTCGTGCTCCTGCACAACG AGCGTTCCGGCTCTCCTCCCTGCCACAGTGGAGCCGTTCACCTGGCCATGCAGAGCTCACAGAGTGGCCTGAGGCCTCTGTGA
- the TTLL10 gene encoding inactive polyglycylase TTLL10 isoform X5 translates to MLHCHPAILTETRFTGVFLSSHQGAASCRSFYLTSRHHRGQAWQSQTDGPCRESLAWDKQDVQMALPPQGTRHHSHHRDRSPPQAEAHVQDARRHSSPGLGPQMAQRPHRRVGVVSSQRCPCPGVSMPAAHSHSRFIHRQGPPTRTHVSGKRGKRSRMAGVRQSHPRGPGWAHERPMRSIQEEQLLHSLSQLGQDADLLDDTDVARPRTTLLERHLLEGEKQPHSTGQGPYFYIGGTNGASIISSYCKSKGWQRIQDSRREDYKLKWCEVKCRDNYYSFREGEQLLYQIPNNKLLTTKIGLLSALREYSRVVNKIHKTSLCAQAKVLKMEEFFPETYRLDIRDDREAFFTLFDENQIWICKPTASNQGKGIFLLRNQEEVAALQVKAQSIEDDPIYRKMPFRAPQARVVQRYIQNPLLLDGKKFDVRSYLLIACAMPYMVFFGHGYARLTLSLYDPHSSDLSGHLTNQFMQKKSPLYVLLKEDTVWSMDRLNRHINDKFRKTKGLPRDWVFTTFTKRMQQIMAHCFQAVKAKLHCKLGYFDLIGCDFLIDENFKVWLLEMNSNPALHTNCEVLKEVIPGVIVETLDLALETFQKSLRNQKMLPLLSQRRFVLLHNERSGSPPCHSGAVHLAMQSSQSGLRPL, encoded by the exons GTTCACCGGGGTCTTCCTTTCATCACACCAGGGTGCTGCTTCCTGCCGGTCTTTTTACCTCACCAG CCGGCACCACCGAGGCCAAGCATGGCAAAGCCAGACAGACGGTCCCTGCAGAGAAAGCCTCGCCTGGGATAAACAGGATGTACAGATGGCCCTGCCTCCACAGGGCACCAGGCACCACAGTCACCACAGAGACAGGAGCCCGCCGCAAGCTGAAGCCCACGTCCAGGACGCCAGGAGGCACTCCTCCCCAGGGCTAGGACCACAGATGGCCCAGAGGCCCCACAGACGGGTTGGGGTGGTGTCCTCCCAGAGGTGCCCTTGCCCCGGGGTTTCCATGCCTGCAGCCCACAGCCATAGCCGCTTCATCCACCGTCAGGGGCCACCCACTCGGACCCATGTTAGTGGGAAGAGAGGCAAGCGGTCCAGGATGGCGGGGGTCCGGCAGAGCCACCCCCGAGGGCCAG GCTGGGCCCATGAGAGACCAATGAGGAGCATCCAAGAGGAGCAGCTCCTACACTCGCTGAGCCAGCTGGGACAAGATGCAG ACCTCCTGGATGACACTGATGTTGCCAGGCCTCGGACCACTCTCCTGGAGAGACACCTGttggagggggagaagcagccacACAGCACTGGGCAGGGGCCCTACTTCTACATTGGAGGGACCAATGGGGCCTCCAT AATCAGCTCCTACTGCAAGAGCAAGGGCTGGCAGCGCATCCAGGACAGCCGGCGAGAGGACTATAAGCTGAAGTGGTGTGAGGTCAAGTGCAGAGACAACTACTACAGCTTCCGGGAAG GTGAGCAGCTGCTGTACCAGATTCCGAACAACAAGCTCCTCACCACCAAGATCGGGCTGCTCAGTGCCCTGAGGGAATACTCAAGGGTTGTGAACAAGATCCACAAGACATCACTATGTGCCCAGGCCAA GGTCctgaaaatggaagaatttttCCCAGAGACCTACCGTCTGGACATCAGGGATGACAGAGAGGCTTTTTTCACCCTCTTTGATG AAAATCAGATATGGATCTGCAAGCCCACTGCCTCCAACCAGGGCAAAGGCATCTTTCTGCTCCGGAACCAGGAGGAGGTCGCTGCTCTGCAAGTCAAGGCCCAGAGCATCGAGGACGACCCCATCTACCGCAAGATGCCATTCAGGGCGCCTCAGGCGCGGGTCGTGCAAAG GTACATCCAGAATCCACTGCTACTGGATGGGAAGAAGTTTGATGTGCGCTCCTACCTGCTCATTGCCTGCGCCATGCCCTACATGGTCTTCTTTGGCCATGGCTACGCCCGCCTCACCCTCAGCCTTTATGACCCCCACTCCAGCGATCTCAGTGGCCACCTGACTAACCAG TTTATGCAGAAGAAGAGCCCCCTGTACGTGCTGCTCAAAGAGGACACAGTGTGGAGCATGGACCGCCTCAACCGCCACATCAATGACAAGTTTAGGAAGACCAAGGGGCTCCCCAGAGACTGGGTCTTCACCACCTTCACG AAGCGGATGCAGCAGATCATGGCCCACTGCTTCCAGGCTGTCAAGGCCAAGCTCCACTGCAAGCTGGGTTACTTCGACCTCATTGGCTGTGACTTCTTGATTGATGAGAACTTCAAG GTGTGGCTGCTGGAGATGAACTCCAACCCCGCTCTGCACACCAACTGTGAAGTCCTGAAGGAGGTGATTCCaggcgtgatcgtggagaccctGG acctGGCATTGGAGACCTTCCAGAAGAGCCTGCGCAACCAGAAGATGCTGCCTCTGCTCTCACAGCGCCGCTTCGTGCTCCTGCACAACG AGCGTTCCGGCTCTCCTCCCTGCCACAGTGGAGCCGTTCACCTGGCCATGCAGAGCTCACAGAGTGGCCTGAGGCCTCTGTGA